From a single Brassica napus cultivar Da-Ae chromosome C9, Da-Ae, whole genome shotgun sequence genomic region:
- the LOC106367881 gene encoding ABC transporter G family member 23, with amino-acid sequence MNNTHTMASCFHPPPSVSTNRREEDSIILFSASNSPDEYSSASSSFSSSPLPTPNRYSLTVANLSYTIHHVTILKSVNFTTQPSKLLAVVGPSGTGKSTLLKIISGRVNHKALDPSSTILINNARISNNNQLRRLCGFVPQDDDLLPLLTVKETLMYSAKFSLRDSTAKDKEERVETLLRDLGLVLVQDSFVGEGDEEDRGVSGGERKRVSIAVEMIRDPPILLLDEPTSGLDSRNSLQVVELLANMAKTKQRTVVFSIHQPSYRILDHISDYLILSRGSVIHFGNLEHLEDSIAKLGFQIPEQLNPIEFAMEIVDSLRDSNQTDSSRSLLSSSSASIENENDDTIAKKQEFRSLFDVAEISFLCSRFCKIIYRTKQLFLARTMQAVVAGLGLGSVYTRLKRDEEGVAERLGLFAFSLSFLLSSTVEALPIYLRERRVLMKETSRGSYRISSYMIANTIAFVPFLFVVSLLFSIPVYWIVGLNPSVHAFSFFVLCVWLIILMASSLVLFLSAVAPDFISGNSLICTVLGAFFLFSGYFIPKEKIPKPWMFMYYVSLYRYPLESMLVNEYWSLRKECFSGGDMGCLLTGEDVLRKRGLDKDTRWINVGIMLAFFVFYRFLCWGILLRKSYSKSTL; translated from the coding sequence ATGAACAACACACACACCATGGCTTCTTGCTTCCACCCTCCTCCTTCTGTGAGCACAAACCGCCGCGAAGAAGACTCAATCATACTCTTCTCAGCATCAAACTCCCCCGACGAATACTCCTCAGCTTCCTCTTCCTTTTCATCTTCACCACTCCCAACACCTAACCGCTACTCTCTAACCGTCGCTAACCTCTCTTACACCATCCACCACGTCACCATCCTCAAATCCGTAAACTTCACAACCCAACCCTCAAAACTCCTCGCCGTGGTGGGCCCAAGCGGAACAGGCAAATCCACACTCTTAAAAATCATTTCAGGTAGAGTAAACCACAAGGCACTAGATCCCTCCTCCACAATTTTAATAAACAACGCTAGAATCAGCAACAACAATCAGTTACGGAGACTGTGCGGGTTCGTCCCTCAAGACGACGATCTCCTCCCTCTGCTTACAGTCAAAGAGACGTTAATGTACAGCGCCAAGTTCAGCTTACGAGACTCAACGGCCAAGGACAAGGAAGAGAGAGTGGAGACCTTGCTGAGGGACCTCGGTCTCGTCCTCGTTCAAGACAGCTTCGTCGGGGAAGGAGACGAAGAGGATCGCGGAGTCTCCGgcggagagaggaagagagtctCTATAGCCGTTGAGATGATCCGCGACCCGCCGATTCTTCTCCTCGACGAACCGACTTCCGGTTTAGATAGCCGGAACTCGCTTCAGGTCGTGGAGCTTTTAGCGAACATGGCGAAGACGAAGCAGAGAACCGTCGTCTTCTCGATCCATCAGCCTAGCTATAGAATCCTCGATCACATCTCAGATTACTTGATCCTCTCTCGCGGATCGGTGATCCACTTCGGGAATCTCGAGCATCTCGAGGACTCGATCGCCAAGCTAGGGTTTCAGATCCCCGAGCAGTTGAATCCGATCGAATTCGCGATGGAGATCGTCGATTCGTTACGCGATTCGAACCAAACAGACTCCTCTCGATCTTTGCTATCATCATCATCGGCATCGATCGAGAACGAGAACGATGATACGATAGCTAAGAAGCAAGAGTTTCGCAGTCTCTTCGACGTAGCGGAGATCTCATTCCTCTGCTCGAGGTTCTGCAAAATCATCTACAGGACGAAACAGCTCTTCCTAGCGAGAACGATGCAAGCGGTCGTTGCGGGATTAGGTCTAGGGAGCGTGTACACGAGACTCAAACGCGACGAAGAAGGCGTGGCGGAGAGGCTAGGACTCTTCGCCTTCAGCTTAAGCTTCCTCTTGTCCTCCACGGTGGAAGCGCTTCCTATTTACCTCCGAGAACGCCGCGTTTTGATGAAAGAAACGTCTCGAGGATCGTACAGAATCTCGTCTTACATGATCGCGAACACTATCGCGTTTGTGCCGTTTTTATTCGTTGTATCGCTTCTCTTCTCCATACCAGTGTACTGGATCGTGGGTTTAAACCCGTCCGTTCATGCGTTTTCCTTCTTCGTGCTCTGCGTTTGGCTAATCATCCTCATGGCTAGTTCTTTAGTGCTCTTCCTCAGCGCGGTTGCTCCGGACTTCATCTCTGGAAACTCGCTTATCTGCACTGTTCTTGGAgctttctttctcttctcaGGTTACTTCATTCCCAAGGAAAAGATACCGAAGCCGTGGATGTTCATGTATTATGTTTCTTTGTACCGTTACCCACTGGAGTCGATGCTGGTGAACGAGTACTGGAGCTTGCGGAAAGAGTGCTTCTCGGGAGGGGACATGGGGTGTTTGTTGACGGGAGAAGATGTGTTGAGGAAGAGAGGGCTTGACAAGGACACACGGTGGATCAATGTCGGGATAATGCTTGCCTTCTTCGTGTTCTATCGTTTCCTTTGCTGGGGGATTTTACTCCGAAAGTCTTATTCCAAGTCGACtctttag